One Lepus europaeus isolate LE1 chromosome 7, mLepTim1.pri, whole genome shotgun sequence DNA segment encodes these proteins:
- the LOC133763880 gene encoding lysine-specific demethylase 4D-like has translation MMSESSGPQNPSCHIMTFYPTMEEFMDFNHFIAQMESQGAHRAGLAKVIPPKEWKARQSYDDMDDFLIARPLQQVAYGGAGVFTQHQKKKKAMTLRQYRQLATSTKYQTPAHLTFEELGQKYWKSRAYGAPIYGADISGSLFDENTAHWNLRRLGSPLDLLAQECGVVIEGVNTPYLYFGMWKTTFAWHTEDMDLYSINYLHFGEPKTWYAVPPEHGRRLERLAGQLFPGSSRSCQAFLRHKVALISPSVLRQNGIPFRRVTQQAGEFMVTFPYGYHAGFNHGFNCAEAINFATPRWIEYGKVASQCSCGKARVTFDMDPFVRILQPERYELWKKSLARLGVDKNQNMRELTTGSKVQATGRRAPGIRHRKRHRARCPRQPVEEGDGSGQSTAVGPVSVQVLCARVTAGQPGAAGASSSWKPDWVPLETPGLLSPGPRAFTGRRGRGCGRRSQHLEAQQPILQVPTKTLVFSGAAHRAPGAEAQSLLEHGVLMVNAAPVTPELQPLSKASGCCCAPDLQPLGPPLDSDHPMHPGPCLLSLDHIPVDLPDTVPPTSPSSTMPRRRFPTDTARDWAALGNVVRMDHSYTSRSLDAASVPDCDPLEPETPEGAAPLSPEDIFAFNGCS, from the coding sequence ATGATGTCTGAGAGCTCCGGCCCCCAGAACCCCAGCTGCCACATCATGACCTTCTACCCAACCATGGAGGAGTTTATGGACTTCAACCACTTTATCGCTCAGATGGAATCTCAGGGTGCACATCGAGCAGGCCTGGCCAAGGTCATCCCACCCAAGGAGTGGAAGGCCAGACAGAGCTACGATGACATGGATGACTTCTTGATAGCCCGCCCCCTCCAGCAGGTGGCCTATGGCGGGGCAGGTGTCTTTACTCaacaccaaaaaaagaagaaagccatGACCCTGAGACAGTACCGCCAACTGGCCACCAGCACAAAATACCAGACCCCAGCGCACCTGACTTTTGAAGAGTTGGGGCAAAAGTATTGGAAGAGCCGTGCCTATGGTGCCCCGATCTACGGCGCTGACATCAGCGGCTCTCTGTTTGATGAGAACACGGCACACTGGAACCTCAGGCGCCTGGGCTCGCCTCTGGACCTGCTGGCACAGGAGTGCGGCGTGGTCATCGAGGGAGTCAACACGCCCTACCTGTACTTTGGCATGTGGAAGACCACGTTCGCCTGGCACACGGAGGACATGGATCTGTACAGCATCAATTACCTGCACTTCGGGGAGCCCAAAACGTGGTACGCGGTGCCCCCGGAGCACGGGCGGCGCCTGGAACGCCTGGCCGGGCAGCTGTTCCCGGGCAGTTCCCGCAGCTGCCAGGCCTTCCTGCGGCACAAGGTGGCCCTCATCTCGCCCAGCGTCCTGCGGCAGAATGGCATCCCCTTCCGCCGCGTCACTCAGCAGGCTGGCGAGTTCATGGTCACCTTTCCCTACGGCTACCACGCGGGCTTCAACCACGGCTTCAACTGCGCCGAAGCCATCAATTTCGCCACCCCGCGCTGGATCGAGTATGGCAAAGTGGCCTCTCAGTGCAGCTGCGGGAAGGCCAGGGTCACCTTTGACATGGACCCCTTCGTTCGTATCCTGCAACCCGAGCGCTATGAGCTGTGGAAGAAGTCGCTAGCCCGTTTGGGTGTGGACAAGAATCAAAATATGCGGGAGCTGACCACTGGCAGCAAGGTGCAAGCAACAGGCAGACGCGCGCCAGGCATAAGGCACCGCAAGAGGCATCGGGCTCGATGCCCTAGACAGCCTGTGGAGGAAGGTGATGGGAGCGGCCAGTCCACCGCCGTGGGTCCTGTGTCGGTGCAAGTCTTGTGTGCTAGAGTCACTGCAGgccagcctggggctgctggtgCTAGCAGCTCCTGGAAGCCTGATTGGGTACCATTGGAGACCCCCGGTCTACTCAGCCCAGGTCCTCGTGCCTTCACTGGTAGACGTGGTCGCGGTTGTGGGCGTCGTTCTCAGCACTTGGAGGCTCAACAGCCTATCCTGCAGGTTCCAACCAAGACGCTGGTCTTCTCGGGTGCTGCACACAGAGCTCCCGGTGCAGAGGCCCAGTCCCTGCTGGAGCATGGGGTTTTGATGGTGAACGCAGCTCCCGTGACCCCTGAGCTCCAGCCTCTTTCCAAGGCTTCTGGATGTTGCTGTGCCCCCGATCTTCAGCCCTTGGGGCCCCCATTGGATTCCGACCATCCAATGCACCCTGGCCCTTGCCTGCTCTCCTTGGACCACATTCCAGTGGATCTCCCTGACACCGTGCCACCGACATCACCCAGTAGTACCATGCCTCGGAGAAGGTTTCCCACAGACACTGCTAGGGACTGGGCTGCTCTTGGGAATGTTGTGAGGATGGATCACTCTTATACCTCTAGGAGTCTGGATGCAGCCAGTGTCCCTGACTGTGATCCCCTGGAACCAGAAACACCAGAGGGAGCAGCACCCTTGAGTCCCGAAGATATTTTTGCCTTTAATGGATGCTCTTAA